Below is a window of Populus alba chromosome 2, ASM523922v2, whole genome shotgun sequence DNA.
tgaagaACCTTTCATTTTACAAGGTGatggattaatattttttattttttccgaGTCCTTccttctaaataaataaacaaaatttaagttGATAACTTATTATTTATAGACTCAGTAAAGTATTGAgcccaatatatatatttgagtcTAGCAAACCACTAAACCCATTATTCCTGAGCTTAACCAATTGTTTAGCCTAAATATGTGTAGGTTTGGCCGGTAAACCGTCAAATCCATCATCAAACACATTATCTATAGACTCATCCAAGCGCTGAACCTAGCATGTGCAGGTCTAACAAACCATCAAATTTATAGTCAAAGATATTTTACTCTGATAAGTTAGGGATAGTTTACTCTTATGAATCATTGATATTTTACTATGATGAGATAGAAATATTAGGTGGATATGTAAACTTTTTCCCCTTCCATGAAAATGAAGGACCTCAAGAGTTATAAAAAGCAAAGTTTTGAAACTCAGCCCGGCCCGAGTCACAGATTTTGACCGAATCACCCAAGTCaactctatttttatataaatcaaaacgatatcattttggtaaaaaaaaaaacaaaaacaaaaaatagtcaGTAGGATTATAATCGGGTTTTTTACCAGATTTTGTCAGGTCACCGGGTCAACCAGTCAAGTCACCCCGAATCATGACTTcccctattttttcttaaactcggCCCGGTTCCAACCTCGGGTCAGCTAGGTCACAAGCCAAGTcaagtttcaaaattataataaaaaagaaccaAGGTAATTCCACTAGACAAGttcgattttttttcattacaaattatatatatatatatatatatataaaaaaggtgttttaaaaaaaatatatatataatattaatttagttattgAAGAGTTACAAAATTATGGAATTATTTACAAGTATCAAAGCatatttcatcaattattttactAATAAAAGATGTACTAGATTATCAAATCTAAGAGATCAATAATCTTAATTATCAGAGGCATTGGCTTGGCATTCAATTCCCTTAGGATAAAATTGGATTTCATCAAGAGGTATCGTCAATAAATGAGCACCTAATAAATGGGCAACTGTTGGGAGGAGGGAACAGGCAAGGCAAGAGAAAGCTGCATGTACAAAACCAGAACTGCCATCCACTATTAAGATCGAGGAGGGAACAGGAAAGTAAGCAATGCATATAGTCATGGATTCTCTTCAGGACAGATGCAATCATTAGCTGCCTTTTGTGAAACTCTCATTCCTCCATTGCCTGCCTTTAGCGAGGAAATCCCTGTTGATAAGCAGGAGGCTATTCGTTCTTTCTACAAAGCTTCTGAGTCTCAGTCTCCCGTAACTGATGAGGTCAGTCTCTCAAATTCACTTTCCTTAATTTCAACAATGACGTTTCCAATGCATTCAGAAAACATGTGCACGTCAGTTTATCGAATTGTTAATTAAtgcttatttttcataaattttgatgattaatgaagtACAGGTAGCGGAGTTAATAGCAAAAAGAGGGGTGCCATAATGAAATACAGGTAGCAGAGTTAATGGTAAAAAGAGGGGTGCCAGAAGCAGTGTTCTTATTAGAGAGATTGGTTTTGAAGTTTCTCTCTTGCAGATTGGATACGCTTCTGCTTTGTGGGTTCATCTGTTTGGATTGAAAATGGCCATTGATTCACAAGTTCTCTGGGATTTCTGTGGAGATGAGAGAAGAAACTCTTAGGAAATGGTCAAGGCAACGGTACCTTACACCATTAAGAGCGGTTTTTGTGGTGATCAAACTCATGTGCATGTAAGAGCACATATCATGCATGCAAGAGCTATACGTACTTTAACgccatttttctttaatttcttaactcgtacattattattttttctatttttaatctCTTCCTCTGTCGAAGACTGATGACAATTCGGGAAACAAAGCATGGGAAGCAATTGGATATCAAGTAGATACCAGAGAGAAGTTGAAAAAACCTGGGGAAAGACCTCTCCAAAGGGGAATCATAGAAACTGCTGCACAACAGAATGGCTCAACCCTTGTCCAGTATCTCATCCAAAGAGGCCTCCAAGTCATGGAAGATCCGGAACACAACACCTGCAAGGTCAAATGTGATGTTGTGATTGTTGGATCCAGTTGCGGTGGAGGGGTTGCAGCTTCAGTCCTTGCAAGCTCAGGCAACAAAGTACTTGTCCTAGAGAAAGGGAACTATTAATTCGTGCCAGAAGATTACTCTTCACTTGAAGGGCCTTCCATGTCTGAGCTATACGAGTCTGGTGGATTTCTATCAGCTGTCGGCGGGGGAACTACGCTTTTGGCTGGATCAACAGTGGGTGGAGGTTCTGCTGTAAACTGGTCTGCATGCATAAAGACACCTGATTCTGTTCTTAGAGAATGGTCTGTTGATCACATGATTCCACTATATGGGAGCCCTGAATATCAATATGCCATGGATGCAGTGTGCAAGAGGATTGGTGTTACAGAGCATTGCACCGAGGAAGGATTTCAAAATCAAGTTCTTCGGAGAGGAAGAAACTTGGTTTGAAAGTTGAATTTGTGCCAAGGAATTGTACGGAGGATCATTATTGTGGTTCTTGCTGCTATGGGTGTAGAACAGGAGAGAAGAAAGGGACCCGATTCCACATGGCGGTGCTGTGATCCTAACAGGATGCAGAGCCGAGAAATTCATATTGGAGAATAAGAAGACCGATAGCAAAAGGAAATGCTTGGGAGTTGTAGCTAGAGCGTTGTAgcattttagaaattaactccaTCTATTGGACCAGCCTCGTTTGCAGCAGTATGTCCATGGACTTCAGGGCTGGACTTCATGGATAGGATGGTGAGCTATTCATGAACTGCCCACATCTTTGCAATGGTTAGAGATCAAGGTTCAAGAGAAGTGAAGAGGGAGGGTCACTGCACTTACCGAAGTGATGGCCAAAGACTAGTCTGTGAAGGTATTAGCGAGAAGGATTTGGAAGAGTTCTTGGACACAATCACAATACCTGGAGGGCTGAGGTCAAGAGAAGAGAATTGGACCCTATTATTTTCAGCACATCAGATGGGCAGCTGTAGGATGGGTGCCACGGCGGAAGAAGGTGGAGTTAATCAAAATGGGGAAAGTTGCGAGGCAGAATACTTATTTGTATGTGATAAAAGTGTACTGCCAAGTGCAATTGGGGTGCAATTGCATTTCGAAAAAGATTGCTGAATCTTTGAAAAAGCAAGCAAGACATCGTGCATAGCACATGAACAAACAAACTAATGCTTCCATATCCTTTTGATTGTTAATAAAAGGTTGGGATTAATTCTTGTAataatacattgaaaaaatgtGGATAATCTCTTAAATTTATGGGACAAACTAGTTATAGACAAACACGAGTGAATAATCGGTAAGTGAAAAAGTTACAAGGTTAAGTCTAATGGGACGTTGCATTGGGGGTAGaaaatttcagcaacaaattAACCCCGTGACAAGACATCCATGCCAATTGAGATACAAGCTCGTTAGCTGCTAAGTTATATATTTCAAACCATTCATTATTAATGCGTAGAACATCCATTTACAAGTCATCGAATGATATCTTCCTTTGCTGGATTTTCAGAAAACACGTCCTCCAAAAAGAAGGCTTGGAGCCAGTCCATTTCATGGCTTAAAACAATCAAAGATATGAACACAATTTCTTAACAAAAGTTCAATAATGGGGGTGAgtcaaaaaacaatttgcaattgctatattattttcaattttcaacatGTTAGATTCACCGAAGTTCTAAAAAATTGCAAGGAACATAAATTGGTTCTATGTCTTGATTCCTCAACTAGCTGATGCTTTTACTGCTTTCTCTGCGGCATCATCCAAATCTTCTGCTGTGATTAGTGCCATTCCACTCTCCTGCATATATTAATGGACAACATAAATTACCATCACAGTTCAAATTGAACATCCATACTGAAGACAAATGAATGTACAAGATTGaataacataatcaaattttGCATTTACCTTCAGAATTCTCTTTCCTTGGTCAACATTAGTGCCTTCGAGACGTACAACAACTGGAACTTTTAGAGCAACCTTTTCAAGGAGGATTAAGAAAGTCAATGCCTTCccaaatcaaatgaaatatcTAACAATATTACTCAGAACTGCTACaaacatcttgtttttttttgcaactacgttcttcttctttttttgtgcgTGTGACATGATCACTCCTACAATTTATTTGTCATAAAACTCCACACAGATTGTGCTCATGCAGGGCAAAGAAGCTAGAATGAATACAGTGGtgattgttttgattaaaacCCGGATATTATTTGATGCAGATCTCACCTGTTTGGCAGCATTGACAATTCCGCTTGCTATCACATCGCATTTCATTATTCCTCCAAATATATTCACCAAAATTGCCTTTACTTTGTCATCAGAAGTCAGTATCTTAAATGCCTCAACCACCTGCCTCATAAAATTGCTTTCTTAGAGAATTGGACTTGTGGATGATCCAATTCCATCagccaaaaaaaagaatgagaacatGCATGTGTTATGACAACAGTGCAGACCCCCTCAGCCAAACTGAGCAGAAAGGCCAGTGGATGATTAAAGAAGTTAAAGCAAAACACTTCAAATAAATCATCTTACCTGTTCTTCGGAAGCATTCCCACCCACATCAAGAAAATTTGCCGGAGTTCCCCCGTGCAGTTTAATAATATCCATTGTAGCCATTGCTAATCCTGCACCATTCACCATGCAACCAATTTCCCCATCTAAGCCAATATAATTTAGATCTGCCTTGGCAGCAGCCACCTATCAAAAGATCAAAAGGTACCAAAAGATACAGCAATTAATAATGCATTTCATCATccttagttaaaaaaaagttgatgcaAAAGCATTTATGTGTGTCTCAGCACGTGTGACCATGTGTCTCAAAACATGTCAGCTCGACCACAGCATACTTAACATGTAACATAGGACCAAAACCTTTCATGATTCTCCACATAACCGGTGATTAAGTTGcccatgtaaggaaaaaaactaaacataaaCACACCTCTCTAGGATCTTCCTGTGTTGGATCTCTGAGAGCAAATATCTCCTTTTGACGAAAAGCAGCATTatcatcaaaattcaattttgcaTCAGCAGCTACCAATTGCTTATCAGAAGTCTCTGCAATGGGATTGATCTGAGCAGAGAGGAAAGGGGTTCACAATCAGATATGCAAATGGACAAAGAAAATGCTAAACTAGCATGCCTGAGcaatggaaaagaaataaacacaTCATTAACAGTAATTGAATGCAGGAATTTGTGCTCACTTCCAACAACGTGCAGTCACTCTCGCAAAAGAGTTTATATAATTTCTTCACTTGCTCAATCGAATCATTTCTATCAGCAACCTTTGGAGCCAGGCCATCAACAACTTTTACAGCATCTTCATCAGTAATTCCTTTAAATACATCAATGGGTACCTGTAAGAATGCAGAAACAACAATGGATCAGTTAAATAACAATTAGGCAATGAGCAAGAGCCGAAGAGACTGCACAGATTGCCCCGTGCTAAAacattagaaggaaaaaaaggatgACAAACCT
It encodes the following:
- the LOC118056216 gene encoding succinate--CoA ligase [ADP-forming] subunit beta, mitochondrial, with the translated sequence MRVFLNKLVSRSLSVAGKWQHQQLRRLNIHEYQGAGLMGKYGINVPKGVAVASLHHVQKALQYVFPSESELVVKSQVLAGGRGLGKFKNGFQGGVHIVKTDKVEETAGKMLGQILVTKQTGSQGKIVSKVYLCEKLSLVNEMYFAIMLDRTTAGPLIIACKKGGTSIEDLAEKFPDLIIKVPIDVFKGITDEDAVKVVDGLAPKVADRNDSIEQVKKLYKLFCESDCTLLEINPIAETSDKQLVAADAKLNFDDNAAFRQKEIFALRDPTQEDPREVAAAKADLNYIGLDGEIGCMVNGAGLAMATMDIIKLHGGTPANFLDVGGNASEEQVVEAFKILTSDDKVKAILVNIFGGIMKCDVIASGIVNAAKQVALKVPVVVRLEGTNVDQGKRILKESGMALITAEDLDDAAEKAVKASAS